The following proteins are co-located in the Sporohalobacter salinus genome:
- a CDS encoding LptA/OstA family protein — MLMKRNKLLIILLFSLVVVSLTFLVGAKESSKNAMNDMEILADEMILEKNNMVAIGNVEVNSNQGIMTGDRFEVDNNSQTGLMTGDSPVLKSQGWRVTGKRFEIDFNTEEVFVPQNAHLQSDTIVADANQLRLLQQKNLAILTEDVVVINKERRLTGKKVTINLKTEKMTSEGKTKLTFPPSELESEGKDNDN; from the coding sequence ATGCTGATGAAGAGAAATAAATTATTAATTATATTATTATTTAGTTTAGTAGTTGTTAGTTTAACATTTTTAGTTGGTGCTAAAGAGAGTTCGAAGAATGCAATGAATGATATGGAGATTTTAGCTGATGAAATGATTTTAGAAAAGAATAACATGGTAGCTATAGGAAATGTAGAGGTTAATAGTAATCAGGGAATAATGACAGGAGATAGGTTTGAAGTAGATAATAATTCTCAGACTGGATTAATGACAGGAGATTCACCGGTTTTAAAGAGCCAAGGTTGGAGAGTGACTGGAAAGAGGTTTGAAATTGATTTTAATACTGAGGAAGTTTTTGTGCCGCAAAATGCCCATTTGCAATCAGATACTATAGTAGCTGATGCTAATCAGCTTCGGCTTCTTCAACAGAAGAATTTAGCAATCTTAACAGAAGATGTAGTAGTAATTAATAAAGAACGGCGATTGACAGGTAAGAAGGTAACTATTAATTTAAAAACAGAAAAAATGACTTCTGAGGGTAAGACCAAATTAACCTTCCCTCCAAGTGAATTGGAATCGGAGGGGAAAGATAATGACAATTAG
- a CDS encoding DUF3084 domain-containing protein, which produces MYNNAILIAAVIFISGLIAYIGDQIGMKVGRKRLSLFGLRPRHTSILVTILTGILIATTTITLLLVTSRGVRMALFNMQAMVRELNTLNHKVEVKDNRLQDMKQQIQAKGEELTSLKKQKEKMNKQLKETNSEYEATKEKLKKAEGELKDLTKVKEKLASKVDNLGQEVTSLEKKIKELTDQKKKLEKKVNNLSYSLKFVGQKYLDSMVGDIVYQKGEVVFSEVIQGGQSEQKIVNKLDQFIADANQAALEKGIEEQGSKRVIKMYEEDLFQTAKLLHQQGKRMVVRLVAQKNTLKDEELLAKFKLYEDYQVYQENEVVAKTEIEVTDSLDKLESRIESFLTEINNQAIKDGLIPDTQGKVGSLKFGRFYSLFNKIRQFEKPVVIKIVAVEDIWRSDSLVSNIKFVVQPKER; this is translated from the coding sequence ATGTATAATAATGCTATCCTAATTGCGGCTGTAATTTTTATTAGTGGTTTAATTGCCTATATAGGGGATCAGATTGGAATGAAAGTAGGACGTAAACGATTATCTCTTTTTGGTTTGCGGCCGCGCCATACTTCAATTTTAGTGACAATATTGACAGGAATTTTGATTGCTACTACTACGATTACTCTTTTATTGGTTACCTCCCGTGGAGTTAGAATGGCTCTTTTTAATATGCAAGCTATGGTTAGGGAATTGAATACTTTAAATCATAAAGTCGAGGTTAAAGATAATAGATTACAGGATATGAAGCAGCAGATTCAGGCTAAAGGAGAGGAATTAACCTCTTTAAAGAAGCAAAAAGAGAAGATGAATAAGCAATTAAAGGAAACAAATTCTGAATATGAAGCTACTAAAGAGAAGTTAAAAAAAGCAGAGGGAGAGTTAAAAGATTTAACAAAAGTTAAAGAAAAGTTAGCTTCTAAAGTTGATAACTTAGGTCAGGAAGTAACTTCTCTAGAAAAGAAGATTAAAGAGTTAACAGATCAGAAGAAAAAGTTAGAAAAGAAGGTTAATAACCTGTCTTATAGTTTGAAATTTGTCGGGCAGAAGTATCTAGATTCAATGGTAGGAGATATAGTTTATCAGAAAGGCGAAGTGGTCTTCTCGGAAGTTATTCAGGGAGGACAGTCGGAGCAGAAAATAGTTAATAAACTGGATCAATTTATTGCTGATGCCAATCAAGCAGCTTTAGAGAAAGGGATTGAAGAACAAGGTAGTAAACGAGTAATTAAGATGTATGAAGAGGATCTATTCCAGACAGCTAAATTGCTACACCAACAGGGAAAGAGAATGGTGGTTCGTCTAGTTGCTCAGAAGAATACCTTAAAGGATGAAGAATTACTGGCCAAGTTTAAGTTATATGAAGATTATCAAGTATATCAAGAGAATGAGGTAGTAGCCAAAACAGAAATTGAAGTGACAGATTCCCTAGATAAATTAGAAAGTAGAATTGAGTCTTTTTTAACAGAGATTAATAATCAAGCGATTAAGGATGGTTTAATTCCTGACACCCAGGGAAAAGTAGGTAGTTTAAAATTCGGTCGTTTCTACTCCCTATTTAATAAGATCCGTCAGTTCGAAAAACCGGTAGTTATTAAAATAGTAGCAGTAGAGGATATTTGGCGTAGTGATTCTTTGGTTTCTAATATTAAGTTTGTTGTACAGCCTAAAGAGAGGTGA
- a CDS encoding KdsC family phosphatase yields MMSPEEITKEELKAKAERIKLFIMDVDGVLTDGRIILGEDGQELKSFNVKDGAGIKLAQQSGIRTAIVTGRSSQAVTRRADELDIEEVYQGISDKTVVFEELITKYDLTPDEVSYIGDDLADILLLKQVGLSLTVPNGVDEVKQEVDYITNNPGGDGAIREVIEMILKLKEV; encoded by the coding sequence ATGATGTCGCCAGAAGAGATAACTAAAGAAGAGCTGAAAGCTAAGGCTGAAAGAATAAAATTATTCATAATGGATGTGGATGGAGTCTTAACAGACGGACGAATTATATTAGGAGAAGATGGACAAGAATTGAAGTCTTTTAATGTGAAGGATGGCGCTGGCATTAAGTTAGCCCAACAATCTGGGATTAGGACGGCTATTGTTACTGGTCGAAGTTCCCAAGCAGTTACTCGTCGGGCTGATGAGCTTGACATTGAAGAGGTTTATCAGGGGATTTCTGATAAAACAGTTGTTTTTGAGGAATTAATTACTAAATATGATTTAACACCAGATGAGGTTTCTTATATTGGGGATGATTTAGCGGATATACTTCTTTTAAAGCAGGTAGGTCTTTCATTAACGGTACCCAATGGAGTAGATGAAGTTAAACAAGAAGTAGATTATATAACTAATAACCCTGGAGGAGATGGAGCTATAAGAGAAGTTATCGAAATGATTTTAAAGCTAAAAGAGGTCTAG
- a CDS encoding S-layer homology domain-containing protein, which yields MMKKLSIMLAIAMVFALTTPVMASPFTDVPADHWAYDSIEKLSKSGIVTGYEDNTFKGDEELTRYEMAVIAARIASQVEEGEATDEVKEAAEALTAEFGDELAALDSRVTALEDKGLNVKISGESTTVFTDTNITGNPDFGTTGVEDGQYWDDWDDTLDDDAPAQEELKQEFDFDIQTMIDGNTNVTLTLNTITDSFGDFTNWEGLDQNTSPATDEDSKTISLDEALLAVNNPKYGLKIGDFGDYHLTDYFYDEEDVEGIEATANLFDTKLMAFKGQDDDVDPQSDAQDILALKANKDIAGIDMTGKYFEADDEGIYGVNAATELMPAVNTNVEYLAFDNDLEDNYLVDGEVSTKMGDINTTVGYKKVGENFSVYNSVFKADEDVYDTGEDYEPGIKGIRVAGDMDLMPGLNVFASVEDEENELNNNEILTTKVGAEYAVDKTTTLSGSYELADADNGDTTTLNAGLEGSYLKDKLATVVDYELEDIDNGEETNTLDIRNEYAITDATALTGDVQYETVEGTGTDTERTYYAVGADHKLTESTSLGVNYRVIDFDNNATPADDYKAESINGELNVKF from the coding sequence ATGATGAAGAAACTATCTATTATGTTAGCTATAGCAATGGTCTTTGCACTGACTACTCCAGTAATGGCTAGTCCATTTACTGATGTACCAGCTGATCATTGGGCTTATGATTCAATTGAGAAATTAAGTAAATCAGGAATTGTTACTGGTTATGAAGACAATACTTTTAAAGGGGATGAAGAGTTAACTCGATATGAGATGGCAGTTATTGCTGCTAGAATTGCTTCTCAAGTAGAAGAAGGAGAGGCAACTGATGAAGTAAAGGAAGCAGCAGAGGCTTTAACTGCTGAATTTGGTGATGAACTAGCAGCATTGGACAGTAGAGTTACTGCTTTAGAAGATAAAGGACTTAATGTTAAGATCAGTGGAGAATCTACTACAGTCTTTACTGATACTAATATAACTGGAAATCCCGATTTTGGAACTACTGGTGTTGAAGATGGACAGTATTGGGATGACTGGGATGACACTTTAGATGATGATGCTCCAGCTCAGGAAGAGTTAAAGCAGGAGTTTGACTTTGATATTCAAACAATGATTGATGGGAATACTAATGTTACTTTGACATTAAATACAATTACTGATAGCTTTGGTGATTTCACTAACTGGGAAGGATTAGATCAAAATACTAGCCCAGCTACAGATGAAGATTCTAAAACAATCAGTTTAGATGAAGCACTATTAGCAGTTAATAATCCTAAATACGGATTGAAAATAGGTGACTTCGGTGACTATCACTTAACTGATTACTTCTATGATGAAGAAGATGTAGAAGGTATAGAAGCAACAGCTAATCTGTTTGATACAAAGCTGATGGCCTTTAAAGGACAAGATGATGATGTAGATCCACAAAGTGATGCTCAAGATATTTTAGCATTGAAAGCAAATAAAGATATTGCTGGAATTGATATGACAGGTAAATACTTTGAAGCTGATGATGAAGGAATCTATGGTGTAAATGCTGCAACTGAGTTAATGCCAGCTGTAAATACTAATGTTGAATATCTTGCCTTTGATAATGATCTTGAAGATAACTATTTAGTAGATGGTGAAGTATCTACTAAGATGGGAGACATCAATACTACTGTTGGCTATAAGAAGGTAGGCGAAAACTTCAGCGTATATAATTCAGTATTCAAGGCTGATGAGGATGTTTATGATACTGGTGAAGATTATGAGCCAGGTATTAAAGGAATTAGAGTTGCTGGAGATATGGATTTAATGCCAGGACTTAATGTCTTTGCTAGTGTAGAAGATGAAGAGAATGAATTAAATAACAATGAAATTTTAACTACTAAAGTAGGAGCTGAGTATGCTGTAGATAAGACTACTACTCTATCTGGTAGTTATGAACTAGCTGATGCTGATAATGGCGATACAACAACTCTTAATGCTGGCTTAGAAGGTAGTTATCTTAAAGATAAGTTAGCTACTGTAGTGGATTATGAGTTAGAGGATATTGATAATGGCGAAGAAACAAATACTTTAGATATTAGAAATGAGTATGCTATTACTGATGCTACTGCATTAACTGGTGATGTTCAGTATGAAACTGTAGAAGGTACTGGTACTGATACAGAAAGAACTTATTATGCAGTAGGTGCTGACCATAAGTTAACTGAAAGTACTTCTCTTGGAGTTAACTATCGGGTAATAGACTTTGATAATAATGCTACTCCAGCTGATGATTATAAAGCAGAGTCTATTAATGGAGAACTTAACGTTAAATTCTAA
- the lptB gene encoding LPS export ABC transporter ATP-binding protein, translating to MTIRAENLVKTYDGVNVVDQVNFTVNSGEVVGILGPNGAGKTTTFYMVVGLINPNQGRIYFNGNDVTNLSMHKRARAGIGYLAQEASIFRKLTVEENIMAILEMIDREEDDKEILNSLLDEFDIQDIRHQKGYTLSGGERRRAEIARALVTDPDYILLDEPFAGVDPIAVSDIQEIISYLRENGFGVLVTDHSVRETLEITDRAYIMHEGEILLSGTSEEIADSEIARKFYLGDKFQM from the coding sequence ATGACAATTAGAGCGGAAAATTTGGTTAAGACTTATGATGGAGTAAATGTAGTTGATCAAGTTAACTTTACAGTTAACTCTGGCGAGGTTGTAGGAATTTTAGGACCTAATGGTGCTGGAAAGACAACAACTTTTTATATGGTAGTAGGATTGATTAATCCTAATCAGGGTCGGATTTATTTCAATGGGAATGATGTAACTAATCTTTCTATGCATAAGAGGGCTAGAGCAGGTATAGGTTATTTAGCCCAAGAGGCATCTATTTTTCGAAAATTAACAGTTGAAGAAAATATTATGGCTATTTTAGAGATGATTGATCGCGAAGAAGATGATAAAGAGATTCTTAATTCGTTGTTAGATGAATTTGATATTCAAGATATTCGCCATCAGAAAGGATATACTCTATCGGGGGGAGAACGGCGCAGAGCTGAAATCGCTCGTGCTTTAGTAACAGATCCTGATTATATTCTTTTAGATGAACCTTTTGCTGGAGTCGACCCTATAGCTGTAAGTGATATTCAAGAAATTATTTCTTATTTAAGAGAGAATGGTTTTGGAGTGTTGGTCACTGACCATAGTGTTCGAGAAACATTAGAGATTACTGATCGAGCTTATATTATGCATGAAGGAGAAATTCTTCTATCGGGGACTTCCGAAGAGATTGCGGATAGTGAGATAGCTAGGAAGTTCTATTTAGGTGATAAGTTTCAGATGTGA
- a CDS encoding KpsF/GutQ family sugar-phosphate isomerase produces the protein MELDTGQIKSQAQRVLDIEKKAIEDLSDSINGTFVELVELILNCSGRVVMTGMGKSGLIAKKLAATFSSTGTPSFFLHPGEAVHGDLGMVTAKDIVIALSNSGETTEVIQIMPVIKRIGAKIVALTGNVDSTLADNADYFLDTSVEQEACPLDLAPTASTTATLALGDALAISLLEARGFEPEDFALYHPGGSLGKRLLLKVEDVMHVRERNPIVTEDKPLKETLFTMTSTQMGAANIVDKAGKLVGVITDGDVRRKLEKSPDLLQLPAKEVMTVDPVTITADKLAVEAVKIMQDKEINDLPVVNETKEPIGMVNFQDLLKAGVF, from the coding sequence ATGGAATTGGATACTGGCCAGATTAAATCGCAGGCTCAACGTGTATTAGATATCGAAAAGAAGGCTATTGAGGATTTAAGTGATTCTATCAACGGAACTTTTGTTGAATTAGTTGAGCTGATTCTAAACTGTTCTGGACGGGTAGTAATGACTGGAATGGGGAAATCAGGTTTAATAGCTAAAAAGTTAGCTGCAACTTTTTCTAGTACTGGAACTCCATCTTTTTTTCTGCACCCTGGCGAAGCAGTGCACGGCGATTTGGGCATGGTGACAGCTAAAGATATAGTAATTGCTTTATCCAATAGTGGTGAAACTACGGAAGTAATTCAGATCATGCCGGTAATTAAAAGGATTGGGGCTAAAATTGTTGCTTTGACGGGAAATGTTGATTCTACTTTAGCTGATAATGCTGATTACTTTTTGGATACTAGTGTTGAACAGGAAGCTTGCCCGTTGGATTTGGCTCCGACAGCCAGTACGACAGCTACTTTGGCTTTAGGAGATGCTTTAGCGATATCCTTACTGGAGGCTAGAGGGTTTGAACCCGAAGATTTTGCTCTTTACCATCCCGGCGGCAGTTTAGGTAAGCGGTTATTATTAAAAGTGGAAGATGTAATGCATGTTCGAGAAAGGAATCCCATCGTTACTGAAGATAAACCGTTAAAGGAGACGTTATTTACTATGACTTCAACCCAAATGGGGGCGGCTAATATTGTAGATAAAGCTGGTAAATTAGTAGGGGTTATTACTGATGGTGATGTTAGACGTAAGCTAGAAAAGTCTCCTGACTTACTCCAATTGCCAGCTAAGGAAGTTATGACTGTTGATCCGGTAACAATTACAGCTGATAAATTGGCAGTAGAAGCAGTTAAGATTATGCAGGATAAAGAGATTAATGATTTGCCAGTAGTTAATGAAACCAAAGAGCCGATAGGTATGGTTAACTTCCAGGATTTATTAAAAGCAGGAGTGTTTTAG
- a CDS encoding pre-16S rRNA-processing nuclease YqgF, with product MILGVDPGRDKCGLALMDENQIIEVQEVVATEQVIDRVEELASEYKVDNVVIGDGTSSSELINKLGCNNFEIHQVDETNSTLEARKLYWQENPPSGWRRLVPISFQTPPEAVDDYVAVILIRRFLK from the coding sequence TTGATTTTAGGTGTGGACCCTGGTCGTGATAAATGTGGATTGGCTTTAATGGATGAAAATCAGATTATAGAAGTTCAAGAGGTAGTGGCTACTGAGCAAGTAATAGATAGAGTTGAGGAGTTAGCATCAGAATATAAAGTAGATAACGTAGTTATAGGTGATGGGACTTCTTCATCAGAATTAATTAATAAGTTGGGTTGTAATAACTTTGAAATTCATCAAGTTGATGAAACTAATTCTACTTTAGAAGCCAGAAAGCTGTACTGGCAGGAGAATCCGCCTAGTGGCTGGCGTAGATTAGTACCAATTTCTTTTCAAACTCCGCCAGAAGCTGTTGATGATTATGTAGCTGTTATTTTGATTCGGAGGTTTTTGAAGTAG
- a CDS encoding S-layer homology domain-containing protein encodes MKKLALLLTVTMILTIAVPALAANPFTDVPAGHWAYDAISQVAEMGIMKGTPQGEFNGNKKLTRYRMAVITARIVSTLEKRKSELDKDQEQKLRKIANRLKSEFDQELELIKSDIKSLKKKTNDNRNLSITAIVLSIIAAVASN; translated from the coding sequence ATGAAGAAGTTAGCTTTATTATTGACAGTAACTATGATCTTAACAATTGCTGTACCTGCTTTAGCTGCCAATCCGTTTACTGATGTACCAGCAGGACATTGGGCTTATGATGCTATTTCGCAAGTAGCAGAGATGGGGATTATGAAAGGAACTCCTCAGGGGGAGTTTAATGGAAATAAGAAATTAACTCGTTATAGAATGGCAGTTATTACTGCTAGAATTGTAAGTACTCTTGAAAAGAGAAAATCAGAATTGGATAAAGATCAGGAACAGAAACTAAGAAAGATAGCCAACAGACTAAAGTCTGAGTTTGACCAGGAATTAGAATTAATTAAATCTGATATAAAATCGCTTAAGAAGAAGACTAATGATAATAGAAACTTAAGCATAACAGCTATAGTTTTATCTATAATTGCTGCAGTAGCATCTAACTAA
- a CDS encoding LptF/LptG family permease: MKIIDRYLLTELLSPLLFGVFAFTSIFVGTDILFELADLMIDWGISVVTAGKLFLLSLPEVVVLTFPMSMLLATLLSFGRLSGDSEVVALKAGGISFIRLIIPVLIVALLLSGLTILANETIVPKSKDIYRKMIWDIKHQKKMPTTQKNLRIAPLESKTDKIDYIFYAYLFDGSDLTMKDVSLQDYQNGKLVQVIEAKKAKWIDEQWKFIDGIIYNVNSKDNVPTMEFETYTVKKMTREPKEIARAQKEPEEMSLEELSRHIRLREEEGKDVASLKVLYYQRYAIPFSCFIFTLIGAPLGLQPNRSGASIGLGLSIVIIFIYYAFMTIGSTLGQTGILSPVIGAWLQNIIFGLVGIGLIIKMSR; the protein is encoded by the coding sequence ATGAAGATAATAGATAGATATTTATTAACTGAATTATTATCTCCCCTATTATTTGGAGTATTTGCTTTTACTAGTATTTTTGTGGGGACTGATATTCTTTTTGAACTGGCTGATTTGATGATTGACTGGGGAATTTCAGTAGTTACTGCTGGAAAGTTATTTTTACTTAGTTTGCCAGAAGTAGTTGTCTTGACTTTTCCTATGTCTATGTTATTGGCTACATTGTTATCTTTTGGCCGGTTATCTGGTGATAGTGAAGTAGTAGCTCTAAAGGCAGGGGGAATTAGTTTCATTAGGCTAATTATTCCGGTCTTAATTGTGGCATTATTGTTAAGTGGGTTGACAATTTTGGCTAATGAGACTATCGTTCCTAAAAGTAAAGATATCTACCGAAAGATGATTTGGGATATAAAGCATCAGAAAAAAATGCCTACAACTCAGAAAAATTTAAGAATTGCACCTTTAGAAAGTAAGACAGATAAGATTGATTATATATTTTACGCTTATCTTTTTGATGGTTCTGATTTGACTATGAAGGATGTAAGTCTGCAGGATTATCAAAATGGAAAGTTAGTTCAGGTGATTGAAGCTAAAAAGGCTAAATGGATAGATGAGCAGTGGAAATTTATTGATGGAATTATTTATAATGTAAATTCTAAAGATAATGTACCGACAATGGAGTTTGAGACCTATACTGTTAAGAAGATGACTAGAGAACCAAAAGAAATTGCTCGAGCTCAAAAGGAGCCTGAGGAGATGAGTTTGGAGGAATTAAGCAGACATATAAGGCTTAGGGAAGAAGAAGGAAAAGATGTAGCTTCCTTGAAAGTTTTATATTATCAACGCTATGCAATTCCATTTTCTTGTTTCATATTTACATTAATAGGAGCCCCATTAGGGCTGCAACCTAATCGTTCTGGAGCTTCTATTGGTTTAGGGTTGAGTATTGTAATTATCTTTATTTATTATGCTTTTATGACTATTGGTTCTACTTTAGGACAGACAGGGATTCTGTCGCCTGTAATTGGTGCTTGGCTGCAGAATATTATATTTGGTTTAGTAGGAATTGGTTTGATAATCAAGATGTCGCGTTGA
- the lptC gene encoding LPS export ABC transporter periplasmic protein LptC: MKKKWLGLILILILVGSIYWGLTADDELNHSTPPPGQQEEEKAPQKKASKAEVTVTSDDQTTELRLKAEKMIQPTNGSKLQLKEVEIKVFKGPDDSKQLQATLKAPEGYYWPQEGRMKFFSPVNVKNDKVKIKSDILKWNQKQNRWLGEGNVIIIHFLKEVRLTGDSFVAQVDLDKLHVKGNVRLTQQKLKAGEIDADEEK; the protein is encoded by the coding sequence GTGAAAAAGAAGTGGTTAGGATTAATTCTTATATTAATACTTGTCGGCAGTATTTATTGGGGATTGACTGCTGATGATGAGTTAAACCACTCAACACCTCCTCCTGGGCAGCAAGAGGAAGAGAAAGCACCTCAAAAAAAGGCCAGTAAAGCAGAAGTTACGGTTACTAGTGATGATCAGACTACTGAATTAAGACTAAAGGCTGAAAAAATGATTCAACCCACTAACGGATCTAAACTACAGTTAAAAGAGGTAGAGATTAAAGTTTTTAAAGGTCCAGACGATTCCAAACAGCTGCAGGCTACTTTGAAGGCACCGGAAGGATATTACTGGCCGCAAGAAGGTAGAATGAAGTTTTTTAGCCCTGTCAATGTCAAAAATGATAAAGTTAAGATTAAGTCGGATATCTTAAAGTGGAATCAAAAGCAGAATCGTTGGCTTGGTGAGGGAAATGTAATTATTATTCATTTTTTAAAGGAAGTTAGGCTTACAGGAGATAGTTTTGTAGCTCAGGTGGATTTAGATAAGTTACATGTTAAAGGAAATGTAAGATTAACTCAGCAAAAGCTGAAGGCAGGTGAGATTGATGCTGATGAAGAGAAATAA
- a CDS encoding lysophospholipid acyltransferase family protein, protein MQNFILYLAYRFLGLLVNILPEFIVYWIGKRFGDLVYFILPERRKVARKNLKLALNVNDSKARRLARANFRHLGMVLIEFLRLDQLNKDNIDEVIEIEGLEYLQQAQKEDKGFVLCTGHFGNWEILGVALALKGFSVNALARDQSNELINEHILELRQSKGINIFSNKGMVLKNAYQVLKKGEGLFVLSDQKSRHADHYIELFGFKVLAQLGTVGLAARTNSPIIPIYIVRHRENKYKIIVKEPIDVPADITETEKKEVMSSLYKELENLIEKYPEQWMWMHKRWKGSPDIE, encoded by the coding sequence ATGCAAAATTTTATTCTTTATTTAGCATATAGATTTTTAGGATTGCTAGTTAATATACTACCTGAATTTATTGTTTATTGGATTGGAAAACGATTTGGGGATTTAGTTTATTTTATTTTGCCCGAACGTCGTAAGGTAGCCAGGAAGAATTTGAAATTGGCTTTGAATGTTAATGATTCAAAAGCAAGAAGGTTAGCTAGGGCTAATTTTCGACATTTAGGCATGGTTTTAATTGAGTTTTTGCGTTTGGATCAGTTAAATAAAGATAATATAGATGAAGTTATTGAAATAGAGGGATTGGAGTACTTACAGCAGGCTCAAAAGGAAGATAAAGGATTTGTACTCTGTACTGGGCATTTTGGTAATTGGGAAATATTAGGAGTAGCTTTAGCTTTAAAAGGTTTTTCGGTTAATGCTTTGGCTAGAGATCAGAGTAATGAGTTAATTAATGAACATATTTTAGAGTTGAGGCAGAGTAAAGGGATCAATATATTTTCGAATAAAGGAATGGTACTTAAAAATGCTTACCAGGTTTTAAAAAAGGGAGAAGGATTATTTGTTTTAAGTGATCAGAAGTCGCGTCATGCTGATCATTATATAGAGTTATTTGGCTTTAAGGTTCTGGCTCAACTGGGGACGGTAGGGTTAGCAGCAAGAACTAACTCACCTATTATTCCAATTTATATTGTTCGACATAGAGAGAATAAATATAAGATTATTGTTAAAGAACCGATAGATGTACCGGCAGATATTACTGAAACTGAAAAAAAAGAAGTGATGTCTAGTTTATATAAAGAATTAGAAAATCTGATTGAGAAATATCCAGAACAGTGGATGTGGATGCATAAACGCTGGAAGGGATCACCTGATATTGAATGA